The following proteins come from a genomic window of Nitrosopumilaceae archaeon AB1(1):
- a CDS encoding tetratricopeptide repeat protein: MKKPFSSSTEKDKDVTSLTDSDYNKKKLFKKGINYMADEKLEEASAIFEQALRIDPNNVEVLLKLGYARFHLNDYEGSLRAYDQILDIDVTNAEAWNLKSLIHYEQKKYLKALDCAEKSIESDPTFDMAWYNKACYLSLLTHIPESLDALKRSIEIDVKNARKAVKDRDFKNVRVEDGFKRIIEVVVLESVRQGYHTIGAIVWTTFLDKIDVETSLQKLIEKGIIVVHEKRQGLSRIPTYDLIPSISTKIGAKKNTMKLIHDKPILSDDILEDLSAMIQQTKETVRYGNVDDVIEKFGDFVNPKKHGSQMIEHFFEEHREIRLWIIRLTDHGKDYLDDNSEKILDTLDNIDAILTKKLRSKTTFYSADKSQ; this comes from the coding sequence ATGAAAAAACCCTTTTCATCGTCCACTGAAAAAGATAAAGACGTCACTAGTCTTACTGATTCAGATTATAACAAGAAAAAACTATTCAAAAAAGGCATTAATTATATGGCAGATGAAAAACTAGAAGAGGCATCTGCCATCTTTGAACAAGCACTTCGTATAGATCCTAATAATGTAGAGGTGCTTCTCAAGCTTGGATATGCTCGATTTCATCTAAATGATTATGAAGGTTCACTTCGTGCTTATGATCAAATATTGGACATAGATGTAACAAATGCAGAAGCTTGGAATCTAAAATCACTTATTCATTATGAGCAGAAAAAATATTTGAAAGCATTAGACTGTGCTGAAAAATCTATAGAATCTGATCCTACATTTGATATGGCATGGTACAATAAAGCATGCTATCTGTCTTTGCTAACTCATATTCCAGAGTCGCTTGATGCGCTAAAACGTTCTATAGAGATTGATGTAAAGAACGCGCGTAAAGCAGTAAAGGATAGAGATTTTAAAAATGTCAGAGTCGAAGACGGTTTTAAGAGAATTATTGAAGTTGTGGTGTTGGAATCTGTTAGACAAGGTTATCATACCATTGGTGCTATTGTGTGGACGACATTTTTAGACAAAATTGATGTAGAGACTTCACTTCAAAAATTGATAGAAAAAGGAATTATAGTTGTACATGAAAAACGTCAAGGGTTAAGTAGGATACCCACTTATGATTTAATTCCATCCATCTCTACAAAAATTGGTGCGAAAAAAAACACAATGAAACTCATACACGATAAACCTATTTTATCTGATGATATTCTTGAAGATTTGAGTGCTATGATTCAACAAACAAAAGAGACAGTACGGTATGGTAATGTGGATGATGTGATTGAAAAATTCGGTGATTTTGTAAATCCTAAAAAACATGGTTCACAGATGATCGAGCATTTCTTTGAGGAACATCGTGAAATTAGATTGTGGATAATTCGTCTAACTGATCATGGTAAAGATTATTTGGATGACAACTCTGAAAAAATACTAGACACTTTGGATAATATCGACGCTATTTTGACAAAAAAACTACGTAGTAAAACTACCTTTTACTCTGCAGATAAATCCCAATAA
- a CDS encoding collagen-like protein, which produces MVASQIEVSGKAPFGDSAIYEVTISIYLTKPTKEEIHSKTKALWSKEYSLEITRGTFTKILGSKESPLPSSVFNQEVVWVAVHDVLSEETSIFSHTIKSSEQNKSTKKLASDENITGKSKMNVSKKDSKGAERTDMQSTEKGIRGERGQVGDKGEVGVRGPDGSKGSVGLSGPVGERGFVGVRGPTGEKGPVGREEREDLLEIKDLQERRDREVLPDMLERKGQQVHQEKKEIVDLMV; this is translated from the coding sequence GTGGTCGCATCTCAAATTGAAGTATCTGGGAAAGCTCCATTTGGAGATTCAGCAATATACGAAGTTACCATTTCCATATATTTGACTAAACCAACAAAGGAAGAAATTCACTCAAAAACAAAAGCATTATGGTCAAAAGAATATAGTTTGGAGATAACAAGAGGCACATTTACAAAGATTCTAGGTAGTAAAGAATCGCCGTTACCATCAAGTGTGTTTAATCAAGAAGTAGTTTGGGTTGCTGTACACGATGTATTATCAGAAGAGACATCAATATTCTCACATACTATAAAGTCGTCTGAACAAAATAAATCAACAAAAAAACTTGCCAGTGATGAAAATATAACAGGAAAATCCAAAATGAATGTTTCAAAGAAAGATTCCAAAGGTGCAGAACGCACAGATATGCAAAGTACAGAGAAAGGAATCAGAGGTGAGAGAGGACAGGTAGGAGATAAAGGTGAAGTTGGAGTACGGGGACCTGATGGTTCAAAAGGGTCTGTTGGTCTGAGTGGACCTGTTGGAGAGAGAGGATTCGTTGGAGTACGGGGACCGACCGGAGAGAAGGGACCTGTTGGAAGAGAGGAGAGAGAGGACTTGTTGGAGATAAAGGATTTGCAGGAGAGAAGGGACCGCGAGGTATTACCGGACATGTTGGAGAGAAAGGGGCAACAGGTTCATCAGGAGAAAAAGGAGATCGTGGATTTGATGGTCTGA
- a CDS encoding GTP-binding protein — MGIPEKIKSIQDEMAKTQINKATEHHLGLLRAKISKLKHEQEFASKKTTKSDGFDIRRFGDATVVFIGLPSVGKSTLLNRLTGAKSAIGAFQFTTLTVVPGMMKFKGANIQLLDLPGIIKGASSGKGLGRRILSVARSANLVLLVLDVFQPHHERVLINELYNIGLRLNQKPPNIVVEKTSTGGIAITQQTKLTKTTEKMVKDILHIYGITSARVVIREDIISDQLVDFITGNKTYAQSLTLMNKIDLVDKQFLAKLKKTSPGMLYLSADSDKNVESLKTLIYDKLKFIRIYLRPKGGEVDYVEPLIVMRNSTVLDICNKLHRKLKKDFRYGMVWGKSVKFGGQRVGLTHILLDEDVLTVIKKRGL, encoded by the coding sequence TTGGGTATACCTGAAAAGATCAAATCGATTCAAGACGAAATGGCAAAAACGCAGATCAATAAAGCAACTGAACATCATTTAGGATTACTTCGAGCAAAGATTTCAAAATTGAAACATGAACAAGAATTTGCTTCTAAAAAAACTACAAAATCCGATGGTTTTGATATACGAAGATTTGGTGATGCGACAGTAGTATTCATTGGTCTTCCAAGTGTTGGTAAATCCACACTTCTAAATAGACTCACTGGAGCAAAATCCGCAATTGGCGCATTTCAATTTACCACCTTGACTGTTGTACCTGGCATGATGAAGTTCAAGGGTGCAAATATTCAATTACTTGATTTACCCGGAATCATCAAGGGGGCGTCATCTGGTAAAGGATTGGGAAGACGTATCTTATCTGTTGCAAGAAGTGCAAATCTAGTGTTGTTGGTACTTGATGTATTTCAACCACATCATGAACGTGTATTGATTAACGAATTATACAATATTGGATTACGTTTAAATCAAAAACCACCAAACATTGTGGTCGAGAAGACATCTACCGGCGGTATTGCCATAACTCAACAAACCAAACTGACAAAAACTACTGAAAAGATGGTCAAAGACATATTGCACATTTATGGTATTACGAGCGCCAGAGTGGTGATTCGTGAGGATATAATATCAGATCAATTGGTTGATTTTATAACAGGCAATAAAACATATGCACAATCTCTTACCTTGATGAATAAAATTGATCTAGTCGATAAACAGTTTCTGGCAAAATTAAAAAAAACATCACCTGGTATGTTGTATCTCTCTGCTGACTCGGATAAAAATGTAGAATCACTTAAAACTTTGATCTATGATAAATTAAAATTTATTAGAATTTATCTGCGCCCTAAAGGAGGTGAAGTCGATTACGTTGAACCATTAATTGTAATGAGAAATTCTACCGTTTTAGATATTTGTAACAAGTTACATCGTAAACTGAAGAAAGATTTTAGATATGGTATGGTTTGGGGAAAGAGTGTAAAGTTTGGAGGTCAACGTGTAGGGTTAACCCATATCTTGCTTGATGAAGATGTGTTGACTGTAATTAAAAAACGTGGGTTGTAA
- a CDS encoding tRNA (adenine-N1)-methyltransferase has product MNEIKNKDYVLFFFNNSKKWLVRINRKDQLHTHIGVIQHADAIGKEYGSRVLTNKSKYVYLFKPTTFDYIMKIQHGTQIVYPKDIGYIIARCGLQSGQKVVEIGTGSGALTIFLASIVKSRGHVYTFDVNQDFMDIATKNILKAGMTKYITMKKLDIKQVKKVPIKDADLTIVNLGDPWTVLPQVREMLKGGGQVVTICPTMNQLEKTSAGFVENEFTDIECTEHILRRIEARXGKTRHSFDGIGHTTYLAHARKAYFEV; this is encoded by the coding sequence ATGAATGAAATTAAGAATAAAGATTATGTATTATTCTTTTTTAATAATTCAAAAAAATGGTTGGTGCGAATAAATAGAAAAGACCAACTACACACGCATATTGGAGTGATTCAACATGCTGATGCAATTGGTAAAGAATATGGCTCTAGAGTTTTAACAAATAAATCAAAGTATGTGTATCTGTTCAAACCTACAACATTTGATTATATCATGAAGATACAACATGGAACACAAATCGTATACCCAAAAGATATAGGATATATCATTGCACGTTGTGGATTACAGAGTGGACAGAAGGTAGTAGAGATTGGGACCGGTAGTGGTGCGCTAACAATATTTCTAGCTAGTATCGTAAAGTCTCGTGGTCATGTGTATACATTTGATGTGAATCAAGATTTCATGGACATTGCAACTAAAAACATACTCAAAGCAGGTATGACAAAATATATCACAATGAAAAAACTAGACATAAAACAAGTAAAAAAAGTTCCAATCAAGGATGCAGATCTTACAATAGTTAATCTAGGAGACCCCTGGACGGTCCTACCTCAAGTTCGAGAGATGTTAAAGGGTGGCGGACAAGTTGTAACAATTTGTCCAACAATGAATCAACTTGAAAAGACATCAGCAGGGTTTGTAGAGAATGAATTTACAGACATCGAGTGCACAGAGCACATACTTCGTAGAATAGAGGCCAGAGANGGGAAAACTAGACATTCGTTTGATGGTATTGGTCACACGACATATCTGGCTCATGCTAGAAAGGCATACTTTGAGGTATGA
- a CDS encoding NAD(P)H-hydrate dehydratase produces MQITEEIVEKMMPARETSSRKGDNGSVLVVGGSFVYHGAPVLTSMAALRTGVDLVYTAIPKIHAIPVRAYSPNLIVIPLADGKLTRGATNKLIKSIPKKIDCAVIGNGMNTFDRRALLALLKALNQRGTRIVLDAGALVPEILDIIAGMKVILTPHSGEFYRVFGKEVPQDVTKKSMMVQECAKQYDAVIVLKSNTDIISDGTNTYQFEKIIPAMTVGGTGDVLAGIIGGLYAKTTNALDAGVCGAYFNGVVGFSVQDKIGNHLVATDLIDAIPSIMKKFDKTV; encoded by the coding sequence ATGCAGATCACAGAAGAGATAGTAGAGAAAATGATGCCTGCAAGAGAGACATCTTCAAGAAAGGGCGATAATGGTTCGGTGTTGGTAGTTGGTGGAAGTTTTGTGTATCATGGAGCCCCTGTGTTAACATCCATGGCAGCTTTGAGAACAGGTGTAGATTTGGTATATACTGCCATACCCAAGATTCATGCAATACCAGTGCGTGCATACTCGCCCAACTTGATTGTTATTCCACTAGCTGATGGCAAACTTACTAGAGGTGCTACAAACAAATTGATAAAATCTATTCCAAAAAAAATTGACTGTGCAGTAATTGGTAATGGAATGAACACATTTGATCGTAGAGCACTTTTAGCATTACTCAAGGCATTAAATCAAAGAGGGACAAGAATCGTACTAGACGCCGGCGCTCTAGTACCGGAGATTTTAGATATAATTGCAGGTATGAAGGTCATACTTACACCACATTCAGGAGAATTTTACAGAGTATTTGGCAAAGAGGTTCCTCAAGATGTCACAAAGAAAAGTATGATGGTACAAGAATGTGCCAAACAGTATGATGCAGTTATTGTACTAAAGTCAAATACAGATATAATATCAGATGGTACAAATACATATCAATTTGAAAAGATTATTCCGGCAATGACAGTGGGCGGAACAGGAGATGTCTTGGCAGGAATCATAGGAGGATTATACGCAAAAACTACAAATGCGCTAGATGCAGGTGTATGTGGAGCATACTTTAACGGAGTTGTCGGATTTAGTGTTCAAGATAAAATAGGAAATCATTTGGTTGCAACAGATCTAATTGACGCCATACCATCAATCATGAAGAAATTCGACAAAACAGTATAA